The Paenibacillus macerans genome includes a window with the following:
- a CDS encoding SPASM domain-containing protein: MDNLLSLKQVDRPFEINLRVNFDNGNLGAVSRFIPVLRELFADDPRFKVYFRPVGCMGGENDLNLPVCDERTKDRAIWELNEQAIAEGLQVSSFISDILLPTGAVCYAAKPNSLIAGSDGMLYKCSVALGQDNNRLGRIHEDGTLDLDYDKLALWTTSGEETDEKCRACFFRPACQGNHCPLYRMRTGNRPCSYEKRQIKKTLRTIWMAARRDEEVIL, from the coding sequence GTGGATAATTTGCTGTCCTTGAAGCAGGTCGACCGCCCGTTTGAAATTAATCTGCGCGTCAATTTCGACAACGGCAACCTGGGGGCCGTATCGCGGTTTATTCCCGTACTCCGGGAGTTGTTTGCCGATGATCCGCGGTTTAAAGTATATTTCCGTCCCGTCGGATGTATGGGCGGTGAAAATGATCTGAACCTCCCGGTATGTGACGAGCGGACAAAGGATCGCGCAATTTGGGAGTTGAACGAGCAGGCGATTGCCGAAGGGCTGCAGGTTAGCTCCTTCATTTCGGATATTTTGCTGCCGACCGGCGCGGTTTGTTATGCGGCCAAGCCGAATTCCCTGATCGCCGGCTCCGATGGCATGCTGTATAAATGCTCCGTCGCGTTGGGGCAGGACAACAACCGGCTGGGCCGGATTCATGAGGATGGGACGCTGGACCTGGATTACGACAAGCTGGCGCTCTGGACGACATCCGGCGAAGAAACGGATGAGAAATGCCGGGCCTGCTTCTTCCGGCCCGCGTGCCAGGGCAATCATTGCCCGCTGTACCGTATGCGGACGGGGAATCGCCCTTGCTCCTACGAGAAGCGGCAAATCAAGAAGACGCTGCGGACGATTTGGATGGCGGCCCGGCGGGATGAGGAGGTGATACTATGA